Proteins encoded within one genomic window of Alosa alosa isolate M-15738 ecotype Scorff River chromosome 24, AALO_Geno_1.1, whole genome shotgun sequence:
- the rgp1 gene encoding RAB6A-GEF complex partner protein 2, whose product MIEVVASMARGPVFLTGELLECLITFTNPMSHLSTSASSEMLAWASAQIHCQFHASESRVALPSQGNKQDVQAESDTVLIPSRGERGQCILDTPPKILFCDLRLDPGESKTYSYSEVVPSDGPPSFRGQAVKYVYKLTIGCQRVNSPIKLLRVPFRVLVLHGMSEPHFLQDEEVAPSNPFLDEEEGSSNRRDGSLLEKALDMLMATTSRRSPHLFNITNSRGKVAKFCIFKSVYRIGEDIIGTFTFSEGEIPCLQYSVSLQSEEEVNSMYQRKPAPPLSVTSHGRHLESCLHTASSHFSLPIPLNVTPGFSTDIITLRWRLHFEFVTSREPVESPTVLQNQSEVTIWTGADHVDVDTFSWDLPIKVLPTNPALAAYVSQFTGTNSINI is encoded by the exons ATGATCGAGGTGGTGGCCTCCATGGCACGCGGCCCGGTGTTCCTAACCGGGGAGCTCCTGGAGTGCCTTATCACGTTCACCAACCCGATGTCTCATCTATCCACCTCCGCTAGcag TGAGATGCTGGCATGGGCCAGTGCTCAGATCCACTGCCAGTTCCACGCCAGCGAGAGCAGGGTGGCACTGCCTTCTCAGGGGAACAAGCAGGATGTGCAGGCTGAGAGCGACACAGTGCTCATTCCCAGCAGAG gagagagggggcagtgtATCCTTGACACTCCACCAAAGATCCTTTTCTGTGACTTACGCCTGGATCCAGGAGAAAGCAAAACCT ATTCCTACAGTGAGGTTGTCCCCTCAGACGGTCCACCGAGTTTCAGGGGGCAGGCGGTGAAGTATGTGTATAAGCTGACCATTGGCTGCCAGAGGGTCAACTCCCCAATCAAGCTGCTACGTGTTCCTTTCAGAGTACTAGTGTTACatg GCATGTCGGAGCCGCATTTCCTCCAGGACGAGGAAGTGGCCCCCTCAAATCCCTTcctggatgaggaggaggggagcagCAACCGCAGGGACGGAAGTCTCCTGGAGAAGGCGTTGGACATGCTGATGGCCACAACGTCACGCCGCTCCcccc ATCTTTTCAACATCACTAACTCACGGGGTAAGGTGGCTAAGTTCTGTATCTTCAAGAGTGTCTACCGGATCGGGGAGGACATCATCGGCACTTTTACCTTCTCCGAGGGGGAAATCCCCTGTCTACAG tattctGTTAGTTTACAGTCCGAAGAGGAGGTGAACTCTATGTACCAGAGGAAGCCAGCTCCACCATTGAGTGTAACCTCTCATGGGCGCCACCTAGAGTCTTGCCTGCACACTGCATCCAGCCACTTCTCCCTGCCCATACCTCTCAATGTGACGCCAGGATTCAGCACTGACATca tcACCCTGAGATGGCGTCTGCACTTTGAGTTTGTGACATCCAGAGAGCCTGTGGAGTCGCCCACTGTGCTGCAGAACCAATCAGAGGTTACGATTTGGACAGGAGCGGACCACGTAGACGTGGACACCTTCAGCTGGGACTTGCCAATCAAAGTGCTTCCCACCAATCCGGCACTGGCAGCTTACGTTTCCCAGTTTACAGGGACCAACAGCATTAACATTTGA